In the Malania oleifera isolate guangnan ecotype guangnan chromosome 1, ASM2987363v1, whole genome shotgun sequence genome, one interval contains:
- the LOC131163759 gene encoding uncharacterized protein LOC131163759, with product MPVFTAASLDRLLEPGASTSGGKPSPNPNAATNSKSSSARRVRSSKPETVNSKAKNKLTGYGSNSSNSSTEQKFRFGRISPALYTTPKPTPLPDSPSSAFPPSPYIINHKRRGPRLLKSSSRNDVTSQSARQSSGEENDKGDGGKKKIVDLAVSVPVTVTVPSLVEKEQVNGLHDGERENGLPCRKHVNDLNDGKLGSGSVDDGTAELQDSERFVAASPEIDSQSTDYFDARESMSCRSNTDGEDNGVAESSLSFTTSTGEFFDAWEELSSDGGPRPSLCDVGAEVREMRLSLLMEIEKRKQAEEALSNMRSQWQKIVQQLSVGGFTFPADPSVGALDNQSDDSLAKELCQQVHLARFVSESVGRGTAKAQMEMEMEAQMEAKNFEITRLLDRLHYYEAMNREMSQRNQETIEMARRDRKRRKRTRRWVLGLVAAAITLGTGALVWSYLPGGKGGASYSGNQPQVPEENDIAK from the exons ATGCCTGTGTTTACAGCTGCTTCTCTAGATAGGTTGTTGGAGCCCGGAGCTTCGACATCGGGCGGGAAGCCTAGTCCCAACCCGAACGCTGCTACTAACTCCAAGTCCAGTTCGGCGAGACGTGTTCGTAGTTCGAAGCCGGAGACGGTAAATAGTAAAGCTAAGAATAAGCTTACCGGTTATGGTAGTAATAGCAGTAATTCGTCCACAGAACAGAAATTTCGGTTTGGTCGGATATCGCCGGCACTCTACACCACTCCGAAGCCGACTCCGCTCCCCGATTCCCCCTCCTCCGCGTTCCCTCCCTCTCCTTACATCATCAATCACAAGCGCAGAGGTCCCCGCCTGCTCAAGAGCTCCTCCCGGAACGATGTCACTTCTCAGTCTGCCCGACAAAGTTCAGGCGAAGAAAATGACAAGGGAGATGGGGGAAAAAAGAAGATTGTTGATTTGGCTGTGAGCGTTCCTGTTACGGTTACCGTTCCCAGCCTTGTTGAGAAGGAGCAAGTGAATGGTTTGCATGACGGAGAGCGTGAGAACGGTTTACCCTGTCGAAAGCATGTGAATGACTTGAATGATGGGAAGCTTGGAAGTGGTAGTGTGGATGATGGCACGGCCGAGCTTCAAGATTCGGAGAGGTTCGTTGCGGCCAGTCCAGAGATAGACAGTCAGAGTACGGATTACTTTGATGCACGGGAGTCGATGAGCTGTAGGAGCAACACTGATGGAGAGGACAATGGTGTGGCAGAGTCTTCCTTGAGTTTCACTACCTCAACGGGAGAGTTTTTTGATGCTTGGGAAG AACTGTCCTCTGATGGTGGACCACGGCCTTCTCTCTGTGATGTTGGGGCTGAAGTGCGGGAAATGAGACTGAGTTTATTGATGGAGATAGAGAAGCGGAAGCAAGCAGAGGAAGCCTTGAGTAATATGCGAAGCCAGTGGCAGAAGATTGTGCAGCAATTATCAGTTGGGGGATTTACTTTCCCTGCTGATCCTTCTGTGGGAGCACTGGATAATCAGTCCGATGACAGTCTTGCAAAAGAGCTATGTCAACAAGTTCATCTCGCTCGCTTTGTATCAGAATCTGTAGGGAGGGGGACTGCGAAGGCAcagatggagatggagatggaaGCTCAGATGGAAGCAAAGAACTTTGAGATCACCCGATTATTGGATCGACTACATTATTATGAGGCTATGAATAGGGAGATGTCTCAGAGGAACCAAGAAACTATAG AGATGGCACGGCGTGATaggaagagaaggaagagaaCACGGAGGTGGGTTTTGGGCTTGGTCGCTGCTGCCATTACACTTGGTACTGGAGCTTTAGTATGGTCCTATCTCCCTGGTGGAAAAGGAGGAGCATCATATTCTGGTAACCAGCCTCAGGTTCCAGAGGAAAATGACATAGCCAAGTGA